A region of the Pelecanus crispus isolate bPelCri1 chromosome 1, bPelCri1.pri, whole genome shotgun sequence genome:
TCTCTACGTTCCTCCCTCTGGTGCCGGGGTGCGTGGGTAGCATGGCTCTGTGCGtgcccctctctctctttctctcctccgTTGCagcagtcagtcagtcagtcagtcattGAGTCCCTCCAGAGGAGACGGAGGTCTCGGGGTGCCCCCCTCCTCTCACCTGACCTTCTCGCTCTCAGTCATTTCCCAAAGTCCCAGGTTGAGCACCTTGAGGCAGGGCAGCTGGGTGATGCGCTCCAAGCCCCGCTTGGTAATGCGGGTGCAGCCGTAGAGATCGATGCCCGTGAGCTGGCTGAGGTGTTCGGCGATGAGCTCCAGGCCCTTGTCAGTGATGCGGACGCACTGGCCGATGTTGAGGGTGCGGAGCCCGTGCATCTGCCGCACCATGCGGTTGATGCCCTCGTCGCTAAtgtggcaggagcagagggagagggagcgCAGCCCGTCCAGGCCCTGCGCGATATAGGCTAGGCTCTGGTCCCCCACCTTGTCGCAGAAGGAGACGTCGAGGCCGGACAGCCGCAGGCTGCCCATGGCCAGATGCATGATGCCCGTGTCGCTGATGTTGTCGCAGGAGCGCAGGTTGAGGCTGCGCAGGCTGCTCATGTGCGACAGGTGCAGCAGCCCCGCGTCCGAGATGCCCCCGCAGAAGCTGAGGTTGAGCTGGCGGAGGCGGCCCAGCCCGCGGGCCAGGTGCTTGAGCGAGAGGTCGCTGAGCTTCTGGCAGTCCTGCAGCGTGAGCTGCTCCAGGCCCAGGCAGCCCTCGGCCGCGCTGCGCGTCATGCCCGCCAGGTGCCCGATGCCCACGTCGGAGAGGTGCCGGCAGGAGCGCAGGTTGAGGCTCTTGAGGCGCTGCAGGCCCCAGGCGATGAGGAGGAGGCCGGTGTTGGTGATGttgctgcagccccccagctccagcacctccaggcCCTTGAGGTACTGGGCGATGCGGCCCAGGCTGCTGTCCGTGATCTGCTTGCAGAGGCTCAGGTTGAGCGAGCGCAGGGAGCTGATCTCCGCCACGAAGGCGTGGCCCAGCCCGTTGTCGGTGAGGTTGTAGCAGCCGCTGAGGTTGAGGCTCTCGATGTCCGCCATGCCCTGGATCACGTAGCTCAGGCTGCGCCGCAGCGACAGGATCTGCACCCGCCGGATGCCCCGCGCCGCCAGGCTGGGGAAGAGCGAGGGGTTGGCGCGGCGCAGGTGCAGCTTGGCCTCCACGCCCCGCCAGACCGAGCGGTGGTAGGCGGCGTCCCGCCAGGCCGTGCACACCTGCGCCGCCCGGCCCTTGTCCCGCACCTCCAGGTACCCGAAGATCATGGCCAGCAGCTCGGGGAACAGGCACGAGATGTGCGTTTCCATCGCACGCccgcgcccggccgcccccgccggcgccGCGCTCCTCctcgccgccgggcccggcccgctTCCGCTCGGGGCCCGCCCGCCTTCCGCTCCGCGCCGTGCCGCGCCGCGCTcctcctcgccgccgccctcACATCGCCGgcccgggcggcgcggcccggcccgccggaGACGCTGCTGCGCGaccgccggcccggcccggccccgcgccccgcggccgccgccgcctctaccgccgcgccgggcgggccgcgccgctgctgccgccgcgctgctgcggccgcgccgccccgtgCCGCATCGTGCCGCctcccggcgggcgggcgggtgcgccccggcggcggcggcggcccccgcgctCCGTCCCTGGTGCcggccgccgagccccgccgcctCCCTTTGTCtccgcgctgccgccgctcacagcccgcggccccgggccgcccgcatcccgcggcggcggcggcgagaaGGCAGCGAGGGCAGGGGGTcgcgccggcccggcccggcccgccccgccgccggtaCCGACTCCGCCGCtccgggcccggccgccgccggccgcctgCTCCGCTCCGCCGCGCGCCGCTCGCTGCTGGGCCCCGGCGCCGCGCTCCGGCCgggcgggagggggaggaggcgcggcgaggcgaggcgggggggaggagggaggcagcgaGGGGGCGGCGCTGGGCCGggcctggcggcggcggcgacgcCGCTCCTCGcctttcccccccgccccactcccccccccctccccccgcgccgCTTGCGCAATGGTACGATCCGGAACACTCCGAGCCGTCGCCCTGGAAACAGCGCGGCCCAGTCGCTGCGCCCCGCCGTTAACCGTTGCTGCGCCGCGGCggcgccccgctgcccgccgcccccgcccgccgccgccgcctccgccgggGCCGCCactgcggggggccggggccgcctgGGCCGCGCAGGCCTccgcgccctgcccgccgggGGAGCCCGAGGCACCCCCCCAGCGCCCgtcgccccccctccccgccctgtCAGCGAGGAGGAGTCGTGGCCGGGCGCTGCGCTGTCGCCCTCGGGTGATTTGTCCCCGCCTGGGCGGGGGTGGCcgacagccccccccccccccccccccccgccccgtgagGAGAGCTGAACCGCGGATGCCACCCCCGCTTCAAGCTCGGCCCCGCACCGCAGTCCAGCCACCCCCTCGCTTcggccccccaccccgctgccccatgacccccccccggcggctgcccccggcccgccTCGGCGTCAGGGTTTGCCACGGGCCGCCTTGGGCCGGCTGCTGAAGAAACCAACCCTTGggctccccggggagccccgggccgCCGGCCCCCCGTGAGGAGGGACAGGGGTGcgtgctgctgcccagggcgGCCGAGGGGACAGCGggccgccgcctcgcccgcGCCCCTTGGAGCGCAGGCTGCTGGCGTCTGCGGTTTGGCCTCGCGACTGCGCGATGACCTTGAGGACCAAAATTTGGGAACCCCCTGTCTAGGCATCTCTGCAGGAGCGATAGGAGCGTGGCTGTAAATAGCTCGGAGATCTGGGTAACTGTCAAGGTTGCCGGTGCTCTGGGTGGACCGTTTCAGGGCCTCTGTGATGGCAAATGgcaaaacttctgaaaatggcTTTCAGCTAACGGTCTCCTTGAACTAGCTCTGAAAATAGTTGAAGCACTCACATAAACTGAGCAATTTCCAGTGATTTCCAGCAATTTCAAGAAAGAACGTTTGAAATCCAGGTTTTCTACGTGCCTGTAGCCTTGTGTAATGGTAACTGTGAATGTTTCAACACTGGGCACTATTGCGGCGGTGTTAAAAATGGGTTAAGTTCTACCAGAGATCAGGTAAggcttttcaaaacagtttcaaaAGAGCAGGACTGCCCTTCTGTGCCAAAgggctgtgaagaaaaaaataaagttcacATTTGTTCAACACGACAGGGCgcatttttaatactgtttggATTACTAAAATACTACTAAAATCAGCCTAGTCCCTGACGTGTTTGCTGTACCGAGACTTTCACTAGCCTAAAGGAATAGGCTCTATTTTAATCATCATCTAAATTTAAATGCCCATGCTTCCATCTTCACCTATAGATTCCATATTAGTAGACTCTGTTGACTACTTAGAGGTTAAACGTTTCAATTTCAttccactttttcctttttgctttgagTCGGAGGCAACGCGAGTTGAAGGACTCTTACGCCCCGATCCTGCGATGAGATCCCTGTGCATATAAGCATCGCTGTCGACTTTAGGCTGTGGTTTGGCAACGCAGAAAATCCAGCAGTACAGCTCCTATTATTGGCTCAAAAACGGGGTGGCCGCATGATGCAAAGTGCCGAGCTGGTATTCATTCACTCTGCCTGCTCAAGTTAATTCAAGAAGTTTTTGACAGGTTAACTTTTTACTAGCAGACTTTATGCCGGATCAGGTATCACTGTACACAACTCCAGCCAGATCAGGTATCGTCTGCGCCCCTGCGGCTGGCATACGGCCAGCATAAAATTGGCGTCGGCTCCATATCGTGCGCTCTGGCTCATTCAGCAGAAGCGTGATCATGTGCCTTGGCCCGATCCCGATCGAATTTATACTCCTGGGTGATCCAGCAATGTGTAGACCTGGTTTTAATGAGCGTGAAGCTGCAGTCCCACACAGACGCTGTACCGGGGTGTCACCCTGTACGAATTATCTTCGCAGCATTGTTATTTTGTGCTGTCGGGGGGATGGTTAACCATCGGGTTAGTAAGAAAAACATTAGGGGCAGTAGATTTTGCTGAGCAGGCGTGCTGCAAGTCTACGGTGCTCAGACCAGTCGTAGAGCATTGCAACCGAAAAGGGGCATTTCCGTGAAGTGAGGAGCAGGTGAAAGGTGCGGCGTCTCGCGGGCTGCGTGGGCCTGCCTCGGCGAGGATTGCTCGGCTGAAGACATGGGGATCGCTTACGAGGAGGCTGAGTCCGGCAGACATCAAGCAATGTGTGAAAGAAATGTGGCACAAAGGTGGTGTTGGTGTATCTTGGTGATTGTTGCATTACTCATGACTGGCAAAGCTTCAAGCAAGTTATACAAGTCATTCTGAAAGAGGGCTCATGAAGTCTTTTACCGTATTATCCCAAATCCAACTGCAGAATCTTACTGTGGAAATAATGCGGCATTTCCTCTCTCTAAGCCTTTCACCTTCAAACCACATTTGAAGGGGAGCGGGAAAAGGCATGCTCTTTAAGGCATAAAAGCTTacctgaaatacttttttctttttatcttagCACGTTGTGTCTTTAATGCCTGTTGTGTGTAACCAGCAAAGGTTAGAAATAGATGATGCATTTTCTGGAGACCCTGAAGTTCCCTTTCTCACATATAACATACTTTGAGTGTCCGTGCTTCCTTGTGAGCAGTTAAGATTTACATGTTAAATGGAACGGCCCTGGAATTTGGACTCGTAATCCTAATCTACTAtggggttggtttttgggggggagcacagaaagtatttttctagtGGATTTTTATTGCTTGCTTTATCTAAGTGACAGATGTTTGGAAATAGAGGTTTAGAAAGACAAAGTAAAAGTGCATGAAAAGGGCCAATTTATCACATGGTTGTTCAGTTGATTTTGTGTTTCCAGGAGTAACGAAATATGTGCCCTGCTTTTCATGATCTCATACGGTATAAATAGGAGGTGGTAATCACCGTGCgataaactgcattttattaaaaaatcccTGCCTGCCTCGTATGCACTCTGATGGCTGATCCATCCCCCTGGAACCGTCTCCAGCATTCCAGCCCCTTGAGCAGCTCCCAACAGCCGCTTTCTCTTTTTGAAAGCACTTGCCAGATaaatgtttcattcttttttttccccaattacaCCAGTGTTCAGCGGAGGCCGGACAGTTTTGCTTGGCAGGGGTTCAGGAGGATCCGCATAACTCACTTGTGGCTTCTGCGATTGGAAGTAATTCGTGCTGATAAAGCTGCACCATCGTCTCTCCTGTGTCTTTTATCGCATGACTGGGCATAACGTCCACCAGGTCTTTCTGCAGCTCCCATCTCAGTCTGTCCCTCTGTTGTTTTTGCGTCTCAATTTGCAGGGTACCTCTTAGctcaaattaattatttaagagagaaaaaatgcagagtccttccttacccttccttttcttctgccacCCTACTCCAtgtgctttctgcattttcacGGCTTCAGCCATGGAATGGAAAACTTGTGAATTTACCCCCAGGAATCTTCTTGGCCTTTGGCTTTTTCTTACCTATGGGTGCTGGCCACTGGGACTGCAGGAGAGAAATGACACAAACCTGCTTGAGCAATAAAGCCCGCGGTCCACTAACCCTTCTCACTCTTTTGATCTACTTAACCTTAAATTTATTCCTAAAGTAATGTATCTCCCTGCCTTGCCTAGCTAACCTTACTCCTTTCCATGAACTGGCTCCTTGAGGGACTGTGTCCCTCCTCACTTTCTCTTGTGCCTTGCAGTCGCTGATCCCTCCCGTTGCCCCACCTGACCGTGCCGTCCCACATCCTAGCGCCCGAGAGACAAGAGGCAGCTTCAtcccagggagcagagatgACTGCAGGGAAGGGGGATACGGGCCGCTCAGATTCATGTGCCCCACGCGGTACAGCTAAGATGATCAAAGGGATATTAGGGAGATAGGAGCCCAGTGGGGTCCTCATTCGTGCAGACAGCTCTGGAGATCTCAGCCTTCATTTCAAATGGTGGTGCTTTACTTCCcacccttggaaaaaaacaaagcatggGTGGCCTCAGCCTCCCTCATCTGTTGCAGAGGCTGCAGGCTGGTGCCGTTTGGGGTGTAGCCTGATACAATCCGTTAGCTAATTTTCTGTGACTGGCTGATGTTGAGTTTTCAGTCCTTTTGTCCAGCCCACCACTACTTTACTTCTCAGTTTAAAGCATTTTGCCGCAGTCTAAGCTACAGTGAGGAAATTTCTCCTCTCCAAAAAATGCGACTGGCTTAACAAGTAGTTCAGCTAACGCCGGTTTGGGACTGGTTCAAGTTCTCATGTCAGCCACGCTCCAGGGGACTACAGTTGTCCTTCACAAATTGGGTTCTAGACCTTCTTCATCAGATCTGAAGCATGTCCACAAAAATCAGCTAAGCCTGATATAGCCCATGGTCTTAAACTGGGTTTAAAATTCATCTAGTGGAACTTCTTAAAAGTCAATGTGGGGGATAGTTTTTGTGTATGGATGAGACCAAACAGTTCTTTTGCACTCTTGAGACCTAAGCCACCATCTTCTGACGTGGCTCAGCAAAATGCGGGTGCCAGCTTGTTGCGGAGAGAACGTGGTGCTCGCCGGTGTTTCACACGGAGTGGACTCCTGACTACTACTGCAGAGCTTTTCTGCTCTTAGCAGGGTGTCAGAGAAGCTGCGGTGGGGTGTTCGAGAGGTTCCTGTCCTTTCTTGACTGTAAAGCAAAAATGATTCCCTAGAACTCTTCAGTGAATGCAACCAGTAATTACATGACAAAGATCTCTATTAAGACCTATGCATTTAAGTGTAGGCAGAACAGATGTGCAATGTGCATATTTTAGATAGATAAGCATATATACAtatctatgtatatatatacacacgtaTATAAATCAGGATAGGGCTGTTAAGTGAATGGATTCCCTTTAGAATTCATGCTGGtcatgatcttttttttttttgaccagagattataaagaaaatgtaactaaTCAGTGGGTTATTTGGAAATTTTAACATTAAGATCCTCTTGCATTGCAGAGCTTTGTTGTGAAGCTGAGGTCACTGTGaagctttccttaaaaataaaactggtgGTTTTTCTGTACTTTGCAGGTATTGTGTCTCTAATAGGTGCTACATGAGGCTGTGTTTTAGGATTATGTGGTTCCTCCTTCACAAAGTAATTCTGATCTGCCGTGGATCTCCTGGTGTCGGGGGTGGCTTATTCAAAATACAAGGTACTGTGAATATGTGATTAGGCGCTGGGGCAAAATTCAGAGCTGATGTCTCGGCGCAGACTCCAGCTCTAAATTTGAGCCTTTGGGATTTGGgtattttcttcaggttttgatTTTACTTGTCAGTCAATAGCTGACAAGAATATAACTATGCTGATATGAGGAGGAATGGTCAGAGGATGTAAAGTGCAGGAGGTCTGGATTATATTCCCACTTTTACCATTAAATTGGCCAGCAATGGTTGCTGCTGTGACAGATTGAACCAAGCATAAATGAAAGGATCACTTGAAGAGCCAAAATAATGTATTATGGTCCAGGCAACTGTACTTGAATGTCGTGTACCTGTCATGTATGTCTCATCTGCTCTTGTGGAACACAACTGGTGGTTAGAGCATGCGACCTGGGCCCCTGAGCGCAGGCGATTCTCTGACTCCACCGCGCATGTCACACCCTTTGTGGCTTACACGAAGCTCAGGATTCAATGGTTAAAATCATCCAAGGGAAGATGCTCTGGGAGGGCGGGATGTAAAATCTCAAACCCCAGCGCTTCCAGTTCATTGCATTGGGTGCTGTTTTAAGTGTTGGGCTTTGTCATTTCTTTATTAGCAGTACCAAAGAAGATCGAGATGGCAGAAAATATCTGATGtaatcattattattaaaagCAGTGGCACAAAAACAAAGAGACCTTTCAGGTAGTAATTGCTTTCATAAGCCATTCCTGAGGATTGAACTCTGAGACCTCTACAACTCGATCTAAAAGGGGCAGCCCCTGCAGTCACAGCAGAAACATGTGCGTCCGACATGCTGTGTGGTACCTGTTACAGCAGCAGGTTTGTGAAATCTTCCTCTGTAACAGCTGTTTAGTCCAaaacccagcagagctggccagACGCTGTGTGTGCGTGTGACTGCAGTGACAGCcagggtgttcagcctggaatGGAGGAGATGTTCTGGCCTTTGGCTGAGGCTGGGGAAGAGTGGGTGCAGCCTCCCCTCTGCCGAAGGTTTCCATGCGGTCGGGGCAGATGCAGCAATACTGGCCAGCTTGCGAGTAAGGGTTCTTTGGCTATCAGGGAAGCTTCTTGCTGTCCTCTCTGTCGGAAGCTCCAAGGAGGAAAAGGCATCAGTACCTGGGCTTGTTCCTCTCCAGTCAAGCCTTGCATGGGGCCCCAGGAGCGAGGTCCAGGGACAGATAATTCATATATTCTTGCAACAGCGAGAGTTACAGGTAACCTCGCAAGAAGGTAAGCTCGGCCCAGGGAGGGTACAGATGTAGCTGTGTGGTTCTTAAAACGCAGGATTTTTGTACCCATGGATTATTGCAGCGTTAGTTTTAACTATTAACTCCTCCCTTTCTGGACTGTGGCCACCAGCACATTTTCAGGTAGTAAATAGCATTCTAGAATTGGCAGTTCACTAGAATTGGACAAAGTTATGTCACCTGCCCTACAAGCATCGGCTCTGAAGTAAGTTCTTGCAGGAAAACTTGAAAATAGGGCAGTACTGTTTTGGAAACATGCTGTGAAAATCAGAGTCACAGTTAGAGCCCGGCACAAACTGCAGGTGAGAgttacaaaatacagttttatacAGAAGGCAGGATGAAgacacaaaatacaattttatacTTAATGGAGGATTTGCATGAGTGCTGGCCGAAGGAAGCTTACTTTAACATCTTGTTCCTAAAAGTAACAGCGCAGAAACCGTTGGTGCTAAATTCCCCtgattttctgaaagttttctgcTGCAACTCCAATGGATGCACAGAGAAGTGGTGGCAAAAGGAGGTGCCTTTCAGAAACTGCTTTCATTCTTGCTTCTGTTCTTGGGTGTGTGTGAACACTCTAAAACCCCATTCAAACTGCTAAATTCACCAACGCGTGTTATCTACCTGTGCAC
Encoded here:
- the FBXL14 gene encoding F-box/LRR-repeat protein 14 yields the protein METHISCLFPELLAMIFGYLEVRDKGRAAQVCTAWRDAAYHRSVWRGVEAKLHLRRANPSLFPSLAARGIRRVQILSLRRSLSYVIQGMADIESLNLSGCYNLTDNGLGHAFVAEISSLRSLNLSLCKQITDSSLGRIAQYLKGLEVLELGGCSNITNTGLLLIAWGLQRLKSLNLRSCRHLSDVGIGHLAGMTRSAAEGCLGLEQLTLQDCQKLSDLSLKHLARGLGRLRQLNLSFCGGISDAGLLHLSHMSSLRSLNLRSCDNISDTGIMHLAMGSLRLSGLDVSFCDKVGDQSLAYIAQGLDGLRSLSLCSCHISDEGINRMVRQMHGLRTLNIGQCVRITDKGLELIAEHLSQLTGIDLYGCTRITKRGLERITQLPCLKVLNLGLWEMTESEKVR